In Cydia splendana chromosome 26, ilCydSple1.2, whole genome shotgun sequence, the following are encoded in one genomic region:
- the LOC134803261 gene encoding zinc finger protein 271-like, translated as MELHWCSCCLLRPPEKGLATLYNHNGKKEVYCDMLRECFDINVIFGNENYGICDVCVGRLRDANDFKLQVKCCQAKLRECLQTELSDTNKIQEITLKEKHETDDTSTQLNIKLEKACGSEAVRREIKLEKSDVEMPDGEIVSVALYGGAPTPALADVTICDSPEPAATSIDAAHTCDICQKSFDHQSRLKVHRRIHTGEKPYSCNVCNKKFAQKGNLNAHFKYHMGDFKFACDKCDTRFTQKSHWSKHMLIHTGEKPHTCKVCNKQFRQKGSLNVHLKIHLKSESNRLEPGELPVCKKETADNSNNRSKDLGEKPHTCDICKKQFAEKCNLTAHLKNHTGNYQFSCDICERKFASKSSLDTHKFVHIGGKPFTCEICHKKYTTKSVLKLHSKIHSGDYSFSCDVCSKRFIQKEALIKHVRVHTGEKPYSCDICQRKFSYKCGLKSHLIVRHGQVLDRPNQPVPSYSCEVCNKQFKFKSALKRHVQTHTGEKEFSCDICGKQFSLKSSLTKHIDIHMGKKPHMCEICSKRFTLKSTLRAHRETHNEERPFACAICSKAFRLSKCLQDHMKVHEDFKQHSCEVCGQQFRHKSALTVHIRRLHLRERPHTCDVCGKNFPVLAELKTHYRVHTGERPYACSVCHKKFHRHDGIRRHLIRVHHEKPTKYIKLKEFSDNS; from the exons ATGGAGTTGCACTGGTGTAGCTGCTGCCTGCTGCGCCCGCCGGAGAAGGGGCTCGCTACGCTGTACAACCATAACGGCAAAAAGGAGGTGTACTGTGACATGCTAAGAGAATGCTTTGATATAAAT GTCATCTTTGGAAATGAAAACTATGGAATCTGCGATGTGTGTGTTGGCCGCCTGAGAGATGCAAATGATTTCAAACTGCAAGTAAAGTGCTGTCAGGCAAAGCTGCGTGAGTGTCTGCAGACAGAGTTATCTGACACAAATAAGATACAGGAAATAACCCTCAAGGAGAAGCATGAAACAG ATGATACCAGCACGCAGTTGAATATAAAGTTAGAAAAAGCCTGTGGAAGTGAGGCTGTGAGAC GTGAAATCAAATTGGAAAAATCTGATGTTGAGATGCCTGATGGAGAGATAGTATCAG TAGCGTTATACGGCGGGGCACCAACGCCGGCGCTTGCTGACGTAACCATCTGCGACTCGCCAGAACCAGCTGCCACGTCCATCGACGCAGCGCACACATGCGACATTTGCCAGAAATCATTCGACCACCAATCAAGGCTCAAAGTCCACCGTCGAATACACACTGGAGAGAAACCGTACTCGTGCAACGTATGCAACAAAAAATTCGCACAAAAAGGCAACTTGAACGCTCACTTCAAATACCACATGGGGGACTTTAAATTTGCCTGTGACAAGTGTGACACGCGATTTACACAAAAATCTCATTGGAGCAAACATATGTTGATACACACCGGTGAAAAACCTCACACGTGCAAGGTGTGCAACAAACAATTTAGACAAAAAGGCAGCTTAAATGTTCATTTGAAAATACATTTGAAATCTGAAAGTAATCGTCTTGAACCAGGAGAACTGCCAGTATGTAAGAAAGAAACAGCAGATAACTCAAATAATCGTTCAAAAGATCTCGGAGAAAAACCCCACACCTGTgatatatgtaaaaaacaatTTGCTGAAAAATGTAACTTAACAGCTCATCTCAAAAATCACACAGGGAATTATCAATTCTCCTGCGATATCTGCGAAAGAAAATTCGCTTCTAAGTCCAGCTTGGACACTCATAAATTTGTTCACATAGGAGGAAAACCGTTCACATGCGAAATATGTCATAAAAAGTATACTACAAAAAGTGTTTTGAAACTACATTCTAAAATTCACTCGGGGGATTATAGCTTTTCTTGTGATGTGTGCAGCAAACGGTTCATACAAAAAGAAGCATTGATAAAACATGTGCGCGTACACACTGGTGAAAAACCTTATTCCTGCGATATTTGCCAAAGGAAGTTCTCGTATAAATGCGGCTTAAAGAGTCATTTAATAGTTAGACACGGCCAAGTTCTAGACCGCCCCAATCAACCCGTCCCATCCTATTCATGTGAAGTATGCAACAAGCAATTCAAATTTAAATCCGCTTTAAAAAGACACGTACAAACACACACAGGGGAAAAGGAATTTAGTTGTGATATTTGCGGGAAACAATTTTCACTAAAGAGTTCTTTAACTAAACATATAGATATACATATGGGGAAAAAGCCACATATGTGCGAAATATGTAGCAAGCGATTCACACTGAAAAGTACATTAAGAGCTCACAGAGAAACCCATAATGAAGAACGGCCATTCGCCTGTGCAATATGCAGCAAGGCATTCAGACTGAGCAAATGTTTACAAGACCATATGAAAGTGCATGAGGACTTTAAGCAACACTCTTGTGAAGTTTGTGGCCAGCAATTCAGACATAAATCTGCTTTAACAGTTCACATCCGGAGACTCCACCTTAGGGAGAGACCGCATACTTGTGATGTATGTGGGAAGAATTTTCCAGTTCTTGCAGAACTAAAGACGCATTATCGTGTGCACACTGGCGAGAGACCGTACGCTTGCTCTGTTTGTCATAAGAAATTCCATCGGCACGATGGAATCAGGCGACATCTTATACGAGTCCATCATGAGAAACCcacaaaatatattaaattaaaagaatTTTCAGATAATAgctaa
- the LOC134803063 gene encoding zinc finger protein 182-like: MQSESAVSELHVKTEPSWDDVCTNNATSCSAVCIKEEDVCVKEETSDPEDGAGGVSEAAAAAGLYTDHAVKDELLLGPILVEHRGRGVYAQKVQSHQQERNGSPTIFTINKTYQCDHCSYTAARKSTLVSHIKTHTSEKLKCDYCDYSAKSEGLLSRHLRMHLRNIKEPLKIKQHVKCSQCSFISVNKGALLQHERTHSATYKCRHCSYVRKNKSKVEIHEKKHTEKPYKCDVCSFATIYERSLKLHKKRHDSPIQETRRTSKKPCCKPRHRSKLISHKCHLCSYTSFSKADLRRHGLTHTGDKPYKCGKCGYSTVEKRRLRIHETKHKGEKPYKCEYCSYATHDQRCLRIHEKRHAEQTQTVIHKCGKCSYSTTESKRLLIHELIKHSSEKPYKCELCSFATHLETNLRIHVKRHTDYSDCRQKPIYKCSKCSYTCNQKLSVLEHERRHTGERPYKCGHCSFSTSYRRNWRVHEKKHKVMESTTAAAEQHSEACHQSDWDHTYARRDPAPRARGRNVSYYLLGQTVALSVTDIRFNSN; this comes from the exons ATGCAGTCGGAGTCGGCAGTATCGGAGTTGCACGTGAAAACTGAACCCTCATGGGATGATGTGTGTACAAACAACGCTACCTCGTGCTCGGCGGTCTGCATAAAAGAGGAGGATGTGTGTGTAAAAGAGGAAACCTCTGACCCAGAGGATGGTGCAGGCGGCGTGAGCGAGGCGGCCGCGGCGGCGGGGCTGTACACCGATCATGCCGTGAAAGACGAGCTCTTGCTTGGCCCCATACTAGTGGAGCATCGCGGTCGAGGTGTCTACGCACAGAAAG TGCAAAGTCATCAGCAGGAACGAAACGGGAGCCCCACaatatttactattaataaAACCTACCAATGTGATCACTGCAGTTACACAGCGGCTAGAAAGTCTACTTTAGTTAGTCACATAAAGACACACACCAGTGAGAAACTCAAATGTGACTATTGTGATTACTCAGCCAAGAGTGAAGGTTTATTGAGTAGGCATTTAAGAATGCACTTAAGAAACATTAAGGAACCCTTAAAAATTAAGCAACATGTCAAATGTAGTCAATGTAGTTTCATATCTGTCAACAAAGGTGCATTATTACAACATGAAAGGACGCATAGCGCAACTTACAAATGTCGTCATTGTAGTTATGTtcgtaaaaataaaagtaaagtaGAAATACATGAAAAGAAACACACTGAGAAACCATATAAATGTGATGTATGCAGTTTTGCAACTATTTACGAAAGAAGCCTTAAATTGCATAAAAAAAGACACGACTCACCCATACAAGAAACGAGGCGTACCAGTAAAAAGCCCTGCTGCAAACCTCGACATCGAAGCAAACTGATATCTCACAAATGTCATCTTTGCAGTTATACTTCTTTTAGCAAAGCTGATTTACGACGGCATGGATTGACGCATACTGGTGACAAGCCATACAAATGTGGAAAATGTGGTTATTCTACTGTAGAAAAAAGGAGGTTACGAATCCATGAAACTAAACACAAAGGAGAAAAACCTTACAAATGTGAATACTGTAGCTACGCAACCCATGATCAAAGGTGTTTACGAATTCATGAAAAAAGGCATGCTGAACAAACACAAACAGTCATACATAAATGTGGCAAATGTTCCTATTCTACTACAGAAAGCAAAAGGTTACTAATCCATGAATTAATAAAACACAGCAGTGAAAAACCTTACAAATGTGAGCTATGTAGTTTTGCTACCCATCTGGAGACTAACTTACGGATACATGTAAAGAGACATACTGACTACAGTGACTGCAGGCAAAAACCCATATACAAATGTAGCAAATGTAGCTATACTTGTAACCAAAAACTTTCTGTATTAGAGCATGAAAGGAGACATACTGGTGAAAGGCCTTACAAGTGTGGTCACTGCAGTTTTTCTACTAGCTACAGACGTAATTGGCGAGTCCATGAAAAAAAACATAAGG TGATGGAGTCCACTACTGCTGCCGCCGAGCAGCACAGTGAAGCATGCCATCAGAGCGACTGGGATCACACTTACGCGAGAAGAGACCCTGCACCAAGAGCGCGAGGCAGGAATGTTTCTTATTATTTGCTTGGACAAACCGTCGCACTCAGTGTTACAGACATAAGATTTAATTCCAACTAG